A window from Lachnoanaerobaculum umeaense encodes these proteins:
- a CDS encoding ABC transporter permease: MLQSFKLAIKSIIANKMRSFLTMLGLIIGVSAVVILVSVMMGYMNNMIKSFMDMGANTISVNLVNMPTRQASVDQMYDFFNEHRDIFSEMTPQVSVSGTIKVGSEKTTTTTVTGVSEYYGKLKNYKLEKGRFLSYADMVSRQKVVVIGYYVASKLFGSPKAAIGETIKINGSAFTVVGVVQRQDKTQLSARGSDDFAFMPYSTAGQLNGTSVPDYYIFATVNTQVSNQAVELLKDFLKTIYTQKETYFVQSMSQMLGEINKEVALMSTIIGAIAGISLLVAGVGVMNIMLVSVTERTREIGIRKALGARKGVILQQFVIEALVTSTLGGSLGIVLGCIASPTIGRFMNISSPANFNAVLISFSVSVAIGLIFGYMPAMRAASLNPIDALRSE, translated from the coding sequence ATGCTGCAGTCATTTAAACTTGCAATAAAGAGTATTATTGCCAATAAAATGAGATCATTCTTGACGATGCTTGGTCTTATCATAGGTGTATCCGCAGTTGTTATCCTTGTAAGTGTTATGATGGGATATATGAACAATATGATCAAATCCTTTATGGATATGGGTGCAAATACTATCAGTGTAAATTTGGTAAATATGCCAACAAGACAGGCGTCAGTGGATCAGATGTATGATTTCTTTAATGAACATAGAGATATTTTTTCAGAGATGACTCCACAGGTCAGTGTGAGTGGAACTATAAAGGTAGGAAGTGAAAAGACTACTACTACCACAGTTACCGGAGTAAGTGAATACTATGGTAAATTGAAGAATTACAAACTTGAGAAAGGAAGATTCCTATCATATGCCGACATGGTATCCAGACAAAAGGTTGTTGTAATCGGATATTATGTTGCAAGCAAGCTTTTCGGTTCGCCGAAAGCTGCGATAGGTGAGACTATAAAGATAAACGGTTCGGCATTTACGGTCGTGGGTGTGGTACAAAGACAGGATAAAACACAGCTGTCGGCAAGGGGCAGTGATGATTTTGCATTTATGCCCTATTCTACAGCAGGGCAGTTAAATGGAACCTCAGTGCCGGATTATTATATTTTTGCAACTGTAAATACTCAGGTGAGTAACCAAGCTGTAGAGCTTTTAAAGGATTTTTTAAAAACTATCTATACTCAAAAAGAAACATATTTTGTTCAATCTATGAGTCAGATGCTTGGAGAAATCAATAAAGAGGTTGCTCTTATGAGTACTATTATAGGAGCCATTGCGGGTATTTCACTTCTTGTAGCCGGTGTTGGTGTTATGAATATAATGCTTGTATCAGTTACTGAGAGAACAAGAGAAATAGGTATTAGAAAGGCACTTGGGGCAAGAAAGGGTGTTATACTACAGCAATTTGTTATAGAAGCTTTGGTTACAAGTACACTGGGAGGTTCACTTGGAATTGTACTGGGTTGTATTGCCAGTCCTACTATAGGCAGATTTATGAATATTTCATCTCCTGCCAATTTTAATGCAGTGCTGATATCATTTAGTGTATCAGTAGCAATAGGACTTATTTTTGGATATATGCCTGCTATGAGAGCGGCAAGTCTAAATCCGATAGATGCACTTAGAAGTGAATAA
- a CDS encoding metal ABC transporter permease, which yields MKGFSLYLSYPFVRYAIIVGVLIALCSSLLGVILVLKRFSFIGDGLSHVAFGAVAVSTVFNMTDNMMLVLPVTIIAAILLLKGGSNSKIKGDASITMMSVGAMAFGYLVMNVFSSGSNLAGDVCTTLFGSTSILTLTKEKVIICIVLSVIVIATFVLFYNKIFVVTFDESFAAATGINTKKYNLLIAIIIAIIVVLAMNLVGSLLISALVVFPALASMCIFKSFLSVTISSAIFSVVCTSLGLFISILGGSPVGATIVCIDILAFFIFYLLGRIGR from the coding sequence ATGAAAGGATTTAGTTTATATTTGAGTTATCCATTTGTTAGATATGCAATAATTGTAGGTGTACTTATAGCACTTTGCTCCTCTTTACTTGGAGTTATTTTAGTATTAAAACGCTTTTCATTCATTGGTGACGGACTTTCACATGTAGCATTTGGTGCAGTAGCTGTGTCTACAGTTTTTAATATGACTGACAATATGATGTTGGTATTACCGGTAACTATTATTGCTGCTATATTGCTCTTAAAGGGGGGGAGCAATAGTAAGATAAAGGGTGATGCATCAATAACTATGATGTCTGTCGGAGCTATGGCTTTTGGTTATCTTGTGATGAATGTGTTTTCAAGTGGAAGTAATTTAGCAGGAGATGTATGTACCACACTATTTGGTTCCACTTCAATACTTACCTTGACGAAGGAAAAAGTAATTATTTGTATTGTACTGTCAGTCATTGTAATAGCAACATTTGTGTTATTTTATAATAAAATATTTGTGGTAACATTTGATGAAAGCTTTGCTGCTGCTACAGGTATTAATACAAAGAAGTATAATCTTTTGATAGCAATAATCATAGCAATAATTGTTGTATTGGCGATGAATTTGGTCGGATCACTTCTTATTTCTGCACTGGTGGTGTTTCCTGCATTGGCATCAATGTGTATATTTAAGAGTTTCCTCTCAGTGACTATATCATCAGCAATATTTTCAGTAGTTTGTACAAGCCTTGGACTCTTTATTTCAATATTGGGGGGATCTCCGGTAGGTGCTACTATTGTGTGCATTGATATTTTGGCATTTTTCATATTCTATCTCCTGGGTAGAATAGGGCGTTAA
- a CDS encoding CPBP family intramembrane glutamic endopeptidase codes for MKKFFYTFWIALYPILIYTVIQLIFGLVIGFMGAIFGLEPDMLVEFIRENVLVFTTVCAVFSFVFLILFFYLDCKKGRVKKRGNINILDYIMAIIGGAGIAIILNIIISLTNLASYDSDFVEVSESITSPALMVTIICAGIIIPIVEEFVFRGLVFNRIKFQYNFVSAMIISALAFGIFHGNIVQGIYATILGFFLAYVYNKTKSIFIPILIHIGANLFVIIYGKLAENENNIWLLLILIVISIICAILGTIYFIKRKVENEDFKYSSSML; via the coding sequence ATGAAGAAATTTTTTTATACATTTTGGATAGCTCTGTATCCGATACTTATTTATACGGTTATACAACTTATATTTGGGCTGGTAATTGGTTTTATGGGTGCTATATTTGGTTTAGAACCTGACATGTTGGTAGAATTTATTAGGGAAAATGTCTTGGTATTCACTACTGTATGTGCGGTATTTTCCTTTGTCTTTCTGATTTTATTTTTCTACCTGGATTGTAAGAAAGGTAGAGTTAAAAAAAGAGGAAATATTAATATTTTAGATTATATAATGGCTATTATAGGAGGAGCCGGTATTGCGATAATACTGAATATTATTATTTCTCTAACAAATCTGGCAAGCTATGACAGTGATTTTGTAGAGGTCAGTGAGTCTATTACAAGTCCGGCATTGATGGTTACAATAATTTGTGCAGGAATAATAATACCGATAGTGGAAGAATTTGTATTTAGAGGTCTTGTATTTAACAGAATTAAATTTCAATATAATTTTGTATCGGCAATGATTATATCGGCTTTAGCATTTGGAATATTTCATGGCAATATTGTTCAAGGTATTTATGCCACTATTTTGGGATTTTTTCTGGCATATGTATATAATAAAACAAAGAGTATTTTTATACCGATATTGATACATATTGGTGCGAATCTATTTGTAATAATTTATGGTAAACTTGCAGAAAATGAAAATAATATTTGGTTATTGCTGATTCTTATAGTAATCAGTATAATATGTGCAATATTAGGCACAATATATTTTATAAAGAGGAAGGTTGAGAATGAAGATTTTAAGTATAGCAGTTCCATGCTTTAA
- a CDS encoding metal ABC transporter ATP-binding protein → MIKCENLSLGYDGRAIVENLNFEIKEGDYLCVIGENGVGKSTLIKTLLKLIKPISGEVIYNENLCATEIGYLSQQQQLLKDFPASVFEIVLSGCQSKVGIRPFYTSKEKQSAKEKIEKLGLSDLMKRSFSELSGGQQQRVLLARALMAGHRLMILDEPVTGLDPQASQNMYDIINDLNRSDMTIVMISHDIKEVLEYASKVLYIGKEIFFGSILEYKRSFDVK, encoded by the coding sequence ATGATAAAATGTGAAAATTTGTCACTTGGATATGACGGAAGGGCTATAGTAGAGAATCTTAACTTTGAAATAAAAGAGGGAGATTATCTATGTGTTATAGGTGAAAATGGTGTGGGGAAGTCCACATTGATAAAGACGCTTTTGAAACTTATAAAGCCTATATCCGGAGAGGTGATTTACAATGAAAATTTATGTGCAACGGAAATAGGATATCTGTCACAGCAACAACAGCTGTTGAAGGATTTTCCGGCTTCAGTTTTTGAGATTGTACTTTCAGGTTGTCAGTCCAAGGTGGGAATTAGACCATTTTATACATCTAAAGAAAAGCAGAGTGCAAAAGAAAAGATAGAGAAATTGGGGCTTTCGGATCTTATGAAGAGAAGCTTTAGTGAACTATCCGGAGGACAACAGCAGAGAGTGCTTTTAGCCAGGGCGCTGATGGCAGGCCATAGACTTATGATACTTGATGAGCCTGTGACTGGTCTGGATCCACAGGCAAGTCAAAATATGTATGACATAATAAATGACTTGAATAGAAGTGATATGACTATAGTTATGATTTCTCATGATATAAAGGAGGTACTTGAGTACGCAAGCAAGGTACTCTATATCGGGAAAGAGATATTCTTTGGAAGTATACTTGAGTATAAAAGGAGTTTTGATGTGAAATGA
- a CDS encoding efflux RND transporter periplasmic adaptor subunit: protein MKKKFIIIPAIIALGVGGFFFMKSRQAAKIDTSTFVSTAIASKQDISSEISSSGTITPKDTYNITALVSGDIIAADFEIGDMVTKDQVLYQIDKSSLESDINSSNNSLSKANTGYATANKDLAKARADFSGNMYRSTRKGYIKELSIQAGDKISGGTKLATIYNDTVMNIRIPFLSMEAQNIQAGMTGTLTLTETGEQIEGKVISVSSMDQTMDGGRLVRNVTFEVSNPGGLTDKTTANATVGDITSTGDGTFEATTNVDMSADLAEGVQIESVLVNVGDYVEVGTPIFKMTAESAEKLLKTYKDAVDTAQGNVDAAQKGVDTAKKTYDEYTIKSPISGKVISKNYKVGDKVGSGGNNKATNMAVIYDMSSYTFKMSVDEKDITKVQNGQKVRIKSDAFPDQEYSGTVTNVSLESTSQNGVSTYPVTVTLDETYNLLPGMNVDGYITLESAKDALTIPSGALMRGNKVYVRDTSATQSADASGAASSGDGLIPVGFKEVTVTTGVINADFVQITSGLNEGDEVYVDDSASMDTGTDGMDGEGIPAEGGEADTAGADAGGAGVDAGGADAGAGGE, encoded by the coding sequence ATGAAGAAAAAATTTATTATTATACCTGCAATTATAGCCCTTGGCGTAGGTGGATTTTTCTTTATGAAATCAAGACAGGCTGCAAAGATTGATACGAGTACATTTGTATCTACAGCAATAGCATCAAAGCAGGATATCTCTTCTGAGATATCCTCTTCAGGTACTATAACACCTAAGGACACTTATAATATAACTGCACTTGTATCGGGAGATATTATTGCAGCAGATTTTGAAATAGGCGATATGGTAACTAAAGACCAGGTACTATATCAAATAGATAAGTCAAGTCTTGAGTCTGATATAAATTCCTCAAATAATTCTCTTAGTAAAGCAAATACCGGATATGCTACGGCCAACAAAGATCTTGCAAAGGCAAGGGCTGATTTTTCCGGCAATATGTATCGCTCTACAAGAAAGGGCTATATCAAGGAATTGAGTATTCAGGCGGGAGATAAGATAAGCGGAGGTACAAAGCTTGCCACCATATATAATGATACTGTGATGAATATTCGTATTCCTTTCCTAAGTATGGAGGCACAGAATATTCAGGCAGGCATGACAGGAACTTTGACTCTTACGGAAACAGGAGAGCAGATAGAGGGAAAAGTAATTTCCGTATCAAGTATGGATCAGACAATGGACGGTGGAAGACTTGTTCGTAATGTTACGTTTGAGGTAAGTAATCCGGGAGGACTTACAGATAAGACCACTGCAAATGCTACAGTCGGAGATATTACTTCTACAGGAGACGGTACTTTTGAGGCAACTACAAATGTTGATATGAGTGCAGACCTGGCTGAAGGTGTACAGATAGAAAGTGTATTGGTGAATGTAGGTGATTATGTAGAAGTCGGAACACCTATTTTTAAGATGACTGCAGAGTCCGCTGAGAAACTTTTAAAAACTTATAAGGATGCTGTAGATACCGCTCAGGGTAATGTGGATGCGGCACAAAAGGGTGTTGATACAGCAAAGAAAACCTATGATGAGTATACCATTAAATCACCTATTTCCGGAAAAGTTATATCAAAGAACTACAAAGTCGGAGATAAGGTGGGCTCAGGCGGAAACAATAAGGCTACCAATATGGCTGTTATTTATGATATGAGCTCATATACATTTAAAATGAGTGTGGATGAGAAGGATATTACAAAGGTTCAAAACGGACAGAAAGTAAGAATAAAGTCGGATGCTTTCCCGGATCAGGAATATTCGGGAACGGTTACCAATGTCAGCCTTGAAAGTACAAGCCAAAACGGTGTATCAACCTATCCTGTTACGGTAACACTTGATGAGACTTATAATCTTTTACCGGGAATGAATGTGGACGGATATATTACACTTGAGTCTGCAAAGGATGCACTTACAATACCTTCAGGTGCTCTTATGAGAGGAAATAAGGTATATGTAAGAGATACCTCGGCAACACAGAGTGCAGATGCAAGCGGTGCGGCTTCAAGCGGAGACGGTCTTATCCCTGTAGGTTTTAAAGAGGTTACAGTAACTACCGGAGTTATAAATGCGGATTTTGTTCAGATAACATCAGGACTTAATGAAGGTGATGAGGTCTATGTGGACGATAGCGCAAGTATGGATACGGGAACAGACGGCATGGACGGAGAAGGCATACCTGCAGAAGGAGGCGAAGCCGATACAGCCGGAGCCGATGCCGGCGGTGCCGGAGTTGATGCCGGCGGTGCCGATGCAGGAGCCGGAGGAGAATAA
- a CDS encoding ABC transporter ATP-binding protein translates to MEKLIQMTDIRKEYKMGDEIVYANDGVTLDIDKGEFVAIVGKSGSGKSTLMNIIGALDVPTSGKYLLGGKDVGKLSDNQLADIRNKMIGFVFQQYNLLPRMNLLENVELPLLYAHVSSHERENRAMEALEKVGLAEKAKQMPNQLSGGQQQRVSIARALAANPSLILADEPTGALDSKTSRQVLDFFKKIHEEGNTVIMITHDNSIALEAKRVIRIADGKINFDGSSEEYAAVI, encoded by the coding sequence ATGGAAAAACTTATCCAAATGACAGATATTCGAAAAGAATATAAAATGGGTGATGAGATAGTATATGCCAATGACGGTGTGACTCTTGATATCGACAAGGGAGAGTTTGTAGCCATTGTAGGTAAGTCAGGTTCAGGTAAATCCACTCTTATGAATATTATAGGGGCTTTGGATGTGCCTACATCAGGTAAATATCTTTTGGGCGGAAAAGATGTCGGAAAGCTCAGTGACAATCAACTTGCCGATATCAGAAATAAGATGATAGGGTTTGTTTTTCAGCAATACAATCTTTTGCCCAGAATGAATCTTTTGGAAAACGTGGAACTGCCGCTTTTATATGCGCATGTTTCAAGTCATGAAAGAGAAAATAGGGCAATGGAGGCACTTGAAAAGGTGGGGCTTGCCGAAAAGGCAAAGCAGATGCCCAATCAGCTTTCAGGAGGACAGCAGCAAAGAGTGAGTATTGCAAGAGCGCTGGCTGCAAACCCCTCACTGATTTTGGCGGATGAGCCTACAGGTGCCTTGGACTCCAAGACCAGCCGTCAGGTATTGGATTTTTTTAAGAAGATTCATGAAGAAGGAAATACGGTTATTATGATTACACATGACAATTCTATTGCACTTGAGGCAAAGAGAGTTATTCGAATAGCTGACGGTAAAATAAATTTTGATGGAAGTAGTGAAGAGTATGCTGCAGTCATTTAA
- a CDS encoding metal ABC transporter substrate-binding protein, producing MKKYIGIGLSILVAMMMVLGCAKKEDSATVAESSSAVAESTGSETKKLSIVTTIFPAYDWVKQVVGDNENVEISFLIDKGVDLHSYQASAADIAKITDSDLFVYVGGESDEWAEDIIKENPNLKYINMVDSIGEAALAEELVEGMQEEENEHEGEEHAHEEGEHEDADHAEHGHDGEEAIDEHVWLSIKNAETIVSAIEAKLAEIDPENKASYEKNANDYLVKLDELDKEYKDTLSSIQDKTIIVGDRFPFRYLVNEYGIKYYAAFMGCDAGSEASFETVTFLANKMDELNMSKIFIIDGSKGELAKTIVDNTKDKNATVLVLDSMQSTKSSDNANYIDIMKKNLEVLKEAL from the coding sequence ATGAAGAAGTATATTGGAATAGGACTTAGTATCCTTGTGGCTATGATGATGGTTTTGGGTTGTGCAAAGAAGGAAGACAGTGCTACTGTGGCTGAGAGTAGCAGTGCTGTAGCTGAAAGCACCGGCAGCGAAACGAAGAAGTTAAGTATTGTTACTACTATTTTTCCGGCATATGATTGGGTAAAACAGGTGGTAGGTGATAATGAAAATGTAGAGATATCATTCCTTATAGACAAGGGAGTTGATTTGCACAGCTATCAGGCATCTGCAGCGGATATTGCAAAAATCACAGATAGTGATCTGTTTGTATATGTAGGTGGAGAGTCTGATGAATGGGCTGAGGATATAATTAAAGAAAATCCTAATTTAAAGTATATCAATATGGTAGACAGTATTGGTGAAGCTGCATTAGCTGAGGAACTTGTAGAGGGTATGCAGGAGGAAGAGAATGAACATGAGGGTGAAGAACATGCACATGAAGAAGGTGAGCATGAAGATGCTGACCATGCAGAACACGGTCATGATGGTGAGGAAGCTATAGATGAGCATGTATGGCTCTCAATCAAGAATGCGGAAACTATAGTAAGTGCTATAGAGGCAAAGCTGGCTGAGATCGATCCTGAAAATAAGGCAAGCTATGAGAAGAACGCAAATGATTATTTAGTAAAGCTAGACGAACTTGATAAGGAATACAAAGATACTCTTTCAAGTATTCAAGATAAGACTATTATAGTAGGAGATAGATTTCCATTTAGATATCTTGTAAATGAGTATGGAATAAAGTATTATGCTGCATTTATGGGTTGTGATGCAGGTAGTGAGGCATCATTTGAAACTGTGACATTCTTGGCAAATAAAATGGATGAACTTAATATGTCAAAGATATTTATTATAGACGGTTCAAAGGGAGAGTTGGCAAAAACAATAGTTGATAATACCAAAGATAAGAATGCTACAGTTTTGGTACTTGATTCTATGCAATCCACAAAGAGTAGTGATAATGCAAACTACATTGATATAATGAAAAAGAATTTAGAAGTACTAAAGGAAGCTTTATAG
- the gpmI gene encoding 2,3-bisphosphoglycerate-independent phosphoglycerate mutase translates to MEKRPVVLCIMDGLGLRKEHEHNAVFEANTPNLCNLMKEYPFVEGQASGLFVGLPDGQMGNSEVGHMNMGAGRIIYQELTRISKSIEDGDFFENKALLAAVENAKKNGGALHLMGLVSSGGVHSHNTHIYGLLELAKRNDLKEVYVHAFLDGRDTPPTSGKEFVAELEEQMAKIGVGKVASVMGRFYAMDRDNRWDRVEAAYSIMTKGGNLKKSATGGIQESYDEGKNDEFVVPFSVDHDGAKVIRDNDSVIFFNFRPDRAREMTRVFCVDDFDGFNRGKRLDTTFVCFTDYDESIGNKLVAFEKEEIKDTFGEFIAEHGMKQVRIAETEKYAHVTFFFNGGNEEPNEGEDRILVNSPKDVATYDLKPQMSAYEVCDKLVDAIKGGKYDVIIINFANPDMVGHTAVENAAIKAVETVDECIGRTVEAIKEVNGVMFICADHGNCETLVDKETGEPHTAHTTNPVPFILVNADPKYTLAEGGRLCDIVPTLIELMGLEKPASMTGKSLLVEK, encoded by the coding sequence ATGGAAAAAAGACCTGTAGTATTATGTATAATGGATGGTTTAGGACTTAGAAAAGAGCATGAACACAATGCAGTATTTGAGGCAAATACACCTAATCTTTGCAATTTGATGAAGGAGTATCCTTTTGTAGAAGGACAGGCAAGTGGACTTTTTGTAGGTCTACCTGACGGACAGATGGGTAATTCAGAGGTAGGCCATATGAATATGGGTGCCGGAAGAATTATCTATCAGGAGCTTACAAGAATATCTAAGTCCATAGAGGACGGAGATTTCTTTGAGAACAAGGCACTTCTTGCAGCTGTGGAGAATGCAAAGAAGAATGGTGGTGCTCTTCACCTTATGGGACTTGTTTCAAGTGGTGGTGTTCACAGCCACAATACACATATTTACGGACTTTTGGAACTTGCAAAGAGAAATGATTTAAAGGAAGTATATGTTCATGCTTTCCTTGACGGTAGAGATACACCTCCTACATCAGGAAAGGAATTTGTAGCAGAGCTTGAGGAGCAGATGGCTAAAATTGGAGTAGGTAAAGTAGCTTCTGTTATGGGACGTTTCTATGCGATGGATAGAGATAATAGATGGGATAGAGTTGAAGCTGCTTATTCTATTATGACTAAGGGTGGAAACCTGAAGAAAAGTGCTACAGGGGGTATACAGGAGTCATATGATGAGGGTAAGAATGATGAGTTTGTTGTACCTTTCTCAGTAGACCATGACGGTGCAAAGGTTATCAGAGATAATGATTCTGTTATATTCTTTAACTTTAGACCTGACAGAGCAAGAGAAATGACAAGAGTATTCTGTGTAGACGATTTTGACGGCTTTAACAGAGGAAAGAGACTTGATACTACATTTGTATGCTTCACAGATTATGATGAGAGTATCGGTAACAAGCTTGTTGCCTTTGAGAAGGAAGAGATAAAGGATACATTTGGGGAGTTTATAGCAGAGCATGGTATGAAGCAGGTAAGAATAGCCGAGACAGAGAAATATGCTCATGTTACATTCTTCTTTAATGGTGGTAATGAAGAGCCTAATGAGGGAGAGGACAGAATTCTTGTAAACTCACCAAAGGATGTAGCTACGTATGACTTAAAGCCACAGATGAGTGCATATGAAGTATGTGATAAGCTTGTGGATGCTATTAAGGGTGGTAAGTATGATGTTATTATTATAAATTTTGCAAACCCTGACATGGTAGGTCATACGGCTGTGGAAAATGCAGCTATCAAGGCTGTAGAAACAGTTGATGAGTGTATAGGAAGAACTGTAGAGGCTATCAAGGAAGTTAACGGGGTGATGTTTATCTGTGCAGACCACGGAAACTGTGAGACTTTAGTTGATAAAGAGACAGGTGAACCGCATACAGCTCATACAACAAATCCTGTACCTTTCATTTTGGTAAATGCGGATCCTAAGTACACTCTGGCAGAGGGCGGAAGACTTTGCGATATAGTGCCTACATTGATTGAGCTTATGGGGCTTGAAAAGCCTGCATCAATGACAGGAAAGAGCCTTTTAGTAGAAAAATAA
- a CDS encoding S-layer homology domain-containing protein: MRSRLMKIGALGLSSIMAVQSIGASTAFAQSSNFDLRKKVIGLTGITFVSGNIDRYVTRGEFAKMLAQASPYRSVLTKTSNVAVFNDVPKDNENASAIKMVVEQGYMTGYLGGNFKPNDNITLNDAIRGVLTLLGYQASDFAGDANNKRMAKYGFLELNENLTSLTPTSNLKVRDCINLFYNMLKTNMKDGGAYIATVFGGELNSDKEVNPLKLADNSLKGPKVVKSVNQLAQALPFDYKDANLFVDGSSVGADRFKSLMLSSEVGLVIYYSAAAKTVWAYDENTDATNGKKAVHGTVESIYYESTSTLTPTSVTIDGETYRIANSDMQFAFSIYGSIKVNDDVTLVVDINNSEDGSASYTVVDYIAD, from the coding sequence ATGAGAAGTAGATTAATGAAAATAGGGGCACTTGGTTTGTCATCTATCATGGCTGTTCAAAGTATTGGTGCAAGTACAGCTTTTGCACAGAGTTCAAACTTTGATTTGAGAAAAAAAGTAATTGGTCTTACAGGTATTACATTTGTAAGTGGAAATATAGACAGATATGTTACAAGGGGAGAGTTTGCTAAGATGTTGGCACAGGCTTCTCCATATCGTTCAGTGCTTACAAAAACTAGTAATGTTGCTGTATTTAATGATGTGCCAAAGGACAATGAAAATGCTTCAGCTATAAAGATGGTTGTAGAGCAGGGATATATGACAGGATATCTTGGTGGAAACTTCAAGCCGAATGATAATATTACATTGAATGATGCTATAAGGGGAGTGCTTACACTCCTTGGATATCAGGCAAGTGATTTCGCAGGTGATGCAAACAATAAGAGAATGGCAAAATATGGATTTCTTGAGCTGAATGAAAATCTTACATCACTTACTCCTACTTCAAATCTAAAAGTGAGGGATTGTATAAATCTATTTTACAACATGTTAAAGACAAATATGAAAGACGGAGGAGCATATATCGCAACCGTATTCGGAGGTGAGTTAAACAGCGATAAGGAAGTAAACCCTCTAAAGCTAGCTGATAATTCACTTAAAGGACCTAAGGTAGTAAAGTCGGTAAATCAGTTGGCACAGGCACTTCCTTTTGATTATAAGGATGCAAATCTCTTTGTAGACGGCAGTAGCGTAGGTGCTGACAGATTCAAGAGTCTTATGCTTTCTTCAGAAGTAGGTCTTGTAATTTACTACTCTGCAGCTGCAAAGACTGTATGGGCATATGATGAAAACACAGATGCCACAAACGGTAAGAAGGCGGTACATGGTACTGTGGAAAGTATTTATTATGAATCAACATCTACACTTACACCTACATCCGTGACCATAGATGGTGAAACTTATAGGATTGCAAACAGTGATATGCAATTTGCATTCTCTATCTACGGAAGTATCAAGGTTAATGACGATGTTACTTTAGTCGTAGATATAAATAATTCTGAAGATGGATCTGCAAGCTACACTGTAGTTGATTATATAGCAGATTAG
- the arcC gene encoding carbamate kinase produces the protein MKKRIVISLGHKDLGTNLPEQKKAISKTAKLIADLIEDGYQIALTHSNAPQVGMIHTAMNEFGKQHNGYTNAPMSVCSAMSQGYIGYDLQNGIRSELLKRGILKSVSTILTQVRVDPYDEAFYTPTKKVGRFMSAAEAQIEDEKGNFTVEVDGKGYQRIFASPKPKEIIEIDAIRALLDADQIVIACGGGGIPVMAQGYNLRGASAVIEKDLVGGLLAKEVNADIFIILTAVDAVSIKFNKPNEETILQMNIDNARKYIDANEFEFASMLPKVEASIDFVLSGENKKSYITSLEKCEDALRGVAGTVITK, from the coding sequence ATGAAGAAAAGAATCGTTATCTCCCTTGGCCACAAAGACCTGGGTACAAATTTACCTGAACAAAAAAAAGCTATCTCGAAAACTGCCAAACTTATAGCAGATTTGATAGAGGATGGCTATCAAATAGCTTTAACACATTCTAACGCTCCACAAGTAGGTATGATACACACTGCTATGAATGAATTCGGTAAGCAACATAATGGATATACTAATGCACCTATGAGTGTATGCTCCGCTATGAGCCAGGGATATATCGGATATGATTTACAAAATGGCATAAGATCTGAATTATTAAAAAGAGGAATTTTAAAATCAGTTTCCACTATTCTTACTCAGGTAAGAGTTGACCCTTATGATGAGGCATTTTATACTCCAACAAAAAAAGTAGGAAGATTTATGAGTGCAGCTGAGGCACAAATCGAAGATGAAAAAGGTAATTTTACAGTAGAGGTAGATGGTAAGGGTTACCAAAGAATTTTTGCTTCGCCAAAACCAAAAGAAATTATAGAAATAGATGCCATAAGAGCATTGCTTGATGCAGATCAAATAGTTATTGCATGTGGCGGAGGCGGTATACCTGTAATGGCTCAGGGCTATAATCTCAGAGGTGCCAGTGCAGTTATAGAAAAAGATTTGGTTGGCGGACTTTTAGCTAAAGAAGTGAATGCAGATATTTTTATTATACTTACTGCTGTAGATGCAGTATCAATAAAATTTAACAAGCCAAATGAAGAGACAATTTTGCAAATGAATATAGATAATGCAAGAAAATATATTGATGCAAATGAATTTGAATTCGCAAGTATGTTACCAAAAGTTGAAGCAAGTATTGACTTTGTTCTATCCGGTGAAAACAAAAAATCCTATATCACTTCTCTTGAAAAATGTGAAGATGCTCTAAGAGGAGTGGCAGGAACTGTGATAACAAAATAA